One genomic region from Amaranthus tricolor cultivar Red isolate AtriRed21 chromosome 12, ASM2621246v1, whole genome shotgun sequence encodes:
- the LOC130828203 gene encoding uncharacterized protein LOC130828203: protein MPLRPMRLPRRSTPKFVSIILVLLVPSCLFGFINHYQKITYFFRPLWDKPPPSFTRLPHFYAENVSMNHLCLLHGWSVRSEPRRVFDAIIFSNELDLVEIRWHELKPYVTKFVIMESNTTFTGIPKPLYFASNRDRFAFAKSQITYGFFPGRVRRPGSPEDPFMLESEHRIGMNHLIRQAGISNGDLLIMSDADEIPSPHTIKLLQWCDGVPPKMHLELKNYMYSFEFPVDYSSWRATAHIYNPSTQYRHSRVSDLILSDSGWHCSFCFKYLHDFVFKMTAYSHADRVRRREFLDHRRIQQVICKGDDLFDMLPEEYTFKDLIKKMGSIPRSASAVHLPAYLIENSDKYKFLLPGGCVRDPR, encoded by the coding sequence ATGCCCCTTCGACCTATGCGCCTTCCCAGGCGATCTACACCAAAGTTTGTTTCCATTATACTCGTCCTTCTCGTACCCAGTTGTCTATTTGGATTTATTaaccattatcaaaagatcaccTATTTCTTCCGGCCTCTATGGGACAAACCCCCTCCATCGTTTACTCGTCTCCCTCACTTCTATGCAGAAAATGTTTCTATGAATCATCTATGTCTCCTACACGGATGGTCTGTTCGTTCAGAACCTCGTCGTGTTTTCGATGCTATCATTTTCAGCAATGAGCTGGATTTGGTCGAGATAAGGTGGCATGAGCTTAAACCCTATGTAACAAAGTTTGTAATTATGGAGTCGAATACTACCTTCACCGGCATCCCTAAGCCTCTTTACTTTGCTTCAAACCGTGATCGCTTTGCCTTTGCTAAAAGTCAGATTACCTATGGTTTCTTCCCCGGGAGGGTTAGACGCCCTGGTTCCCCCGAAGATCCCTTTATGCTTGAGAGTGAGCATCGGATAGGAATGAATCACTTGATCCGACAGGCAGGGATTTCAAATGGTGATCTCCTTATAATGTCCGATGCAGATGAAATCCCTAGTCCCCACACCATAAAACTCCTTCAATGGTGTGATGGAGTCCCACCCAAAATGCACCTCGAGTTAAAGAACTATATGTACTCCTTTGAATTCCCAGTAGATTATAGTAGCTGGCGCGCCACAGCCCATATATATAACCCATCAACTCAGTATAGACATTCCCGAGTATCAGATCTTATTCTTTCCGATTCTGGTTGGCATTGCAGCTTCTGTTTTAAGTATCTTCATGATTTCGTGTTTAAGATGACGGCGTATAGTCATGCAGACCGTGTTAGAAGAAGAGAATTTTTAGACCATAGAAGAATTCAACAAGTCATTTGTAAAGGGGACGATCTCTTCGACATGCTTCCTGAAGAGTATACCTTCAAAGATTTGATAAAAAAGATGGGATCGATTCCTCGCTCCGCTTCTGCTGTTCACCTTCCTGCATATCTGATAGAAAACTCTGACAAATACAAATTCCTGCTTCCTGGTGGCTGTGTTAGAGATCCAAGATAA